A DNA window from Acidimicrobiales bacterium contains the following coding sequences:
- a CDS encoding ferredoxin has translation MSTQPDVQPGRRSIGKVMRIRIDTDMCTGHGRCYVLAPDLFDTDDSGYGIVTKAEVPPELLDQAESARQNCPERAIFIDEE, from the coding sequence ATGAGCACCCAGCCGGACGTTCAACCGGGCCGCCGTAGTATCGGCAAAGTGATGCGTATCCGTATCGACACCGACATGTGCACCGGGCACGGGCGCTGCTACGTGCTGGCCCCGGACCTCTTCGACACCGACGACAGCGGGTACGGAATCGTCACCAAGGCCGAAGTCCCACCGGAGCTGCTCGACCAGGCCGAATCGGCCCGCCAGAACTGCCCCGAGAGGGCCATCTTCATCGACGAAGAGTAA